AGGCTTCGTCCGGGCAGCCAAACAAGATACTACCTTGACATATTTGAGTGGATTTAAGATAATCTGTATTATTTAACACCAGTGTATTAACCAGTGTACTATTAATACAGTATTATTATTGACATCTGAGGGCCCGTCCTATTTTTTCATCACCTGGAAGTCATTGAACTAGCCAGAGcctgcaattttttttgttcactggTTGACCTCTACACACGAGTGTGACTGTTACACACGGAAGTTATTGTGTTATcaaagtcagtaaggtcttgctcccagtccaggaaggttggacatttacttcctggactggtatttatgcatttaaatatttataagttgatgcaCTGGTGTTCtgtgtattactatttcataagagtgatataattgtgtgctttattaagtattaaagtattatcgatattcatgaatataaggagttagagttgatgtatattaagtgttccTATTTGATttaagcaagtattgatgaATTATAAAttgagtaaccaagaaagtatcaagcaagtattatttaatattcaagaaacccctagtgagccacaggaaccaagtcaagaaacacaacaacacaagagacaagcagcatatatataaataaaacccCTGACATCTGGGGGTTCATGGACTATGAAAAGATTTTACAAtcacaagcaaaatacaaagtACCCCATCCCAGcaaataatagaataaaacaagCATCTAACCTCTTCTCTCAATAAAGCAAAATTCACTTCATCCACTGGTGGTAATGGGGGATAAAAACCTGTTGAAAAAAACTAGCACAGATAAACAAGAGTtgccaaacattttatttttccatataattaatttatgtccatatttaaaaacaacaacagttgaCCCAAAGTCATGAGCCTTAAATATCTTGAGAAGTGGAAAATGCagtgcaacctatgcggtcgccgTGGGCCCAGCGCTTTCATGGGCCCCGccctaattctatgtgtaattattaattgaaaaatatatacgaaaaattcctggaaatggactgcatttattaaaatctcctgaaaaatagacaaaattgtcatttgtgggtgtcattcattacggaaaatgccaatcctatgcgagataaaaaaaaaaggcattgtcagctttcctGTAATAATCGGACGAATTTTCCCCTTAACCGGAAGTTCCAATATCTTATTTTCTTtcatagtcactggcatataaatatgccatatgTTGCAAgtttcgtaaagtaaagttaacttgattgcaattttgtacttagtaaagaatgaataaaatgcaaagtcgaatttattttctaatccgaaatcttaattttcacttattatccttattcccacccagactatgctccgcgcaatcagtttcgcatagggccccgcaattgttaggaccggccctgctgaTGGCTCACAATGAACAGAACAACATCTAATACACAGACTGTACCTAGCATAAGACTGTACCTAGCATACGACTGGCACTCAACAGAGATGTGTGGACAGAGATGTTTTCAAAACCTGCAAATAAAATGACCAGTCTCTCTACCTGGATGTGAGATCATGCTGTTTACCTTTACTGACTTTTTCATTAAACTGATTCAATAGAGCTGCCACTCTGGCCGTGTTGTAGAGAATGAACGAACCAAGCCTGCTCTCTGCTGGTCTGTCAGTTTCAGCAACCTCTAGATGAAGCTAAGGGGGTAGAAGAAGAAATAGAACATAGAACTTCATTTGGCCAACACTGACAAAAACTTcatttgaccaacactgacaagaacttcatttgaccaacactgacaagaacttcatttgaccaacactgacaAGAACTTCATTTGACTGACACTGACAAAATTTatttgaccaacactgacaagaacttcatttgaccaacactgacaagaatttcatttgaccaacactgaaaagaacttcatttgaccaacactgacaAGAACTTCATTTGTCCAACACTGACAAGAATTTcatttgaccaacactgacaAGAACTTCATTTGACCAACACTGATGAAAACTTCATTTGACCAACACTCACAAGAACTTcatttgaccaacactgacaaaaactaaatttgaccaacactgacaagaatttcatttgaccaacactgacaagaacttcatttgaccaacactgacaaaaacttcatttgaccaacactgacGAGAACTTCATTTGACCAAGACTGACAAGAACTTcatttgaccaacactgacaAAAACTTAATTTGACCAACACTGACGAGAACTTCATTTGACCAAGACTGACAAGAACTTcatttgaccaacactgacaagaatttcatttgaccaacactgacaagaatttcatttgaccaacactgacaagaacttcatttgaccaacactgacaagaatttcatttgaccaacactgacaagaacttcatttgaccaacactgacaAAAACTTAATTTCACCAACACTGACGAGAAGTTCATTTGACCAAGACTGACAAGAACTTcatttgaccaacactgacaAAAACTTAATTTGACCAAAACTGACGAGAGCTTCATTTGACCAAGACTGACAAGAACTTcatttgaccaacactgacaagaatttcatttgaccaacactgacaagaatttcatttgaccaacactgacaagaacttcatttgaccaacactgacaAGAATTTCATTTAACCAACACTGACAAGAATTTcatttgaccaacactgacaagaacttcatttgaccaacactgacaagaacttcatttgaccaacactgacaagaacttcatttgaccaacactgacaAAAACTTAATTTGACCAACACTGACGAGAATTcatttgaccaacactgacaagaacttcatttgaccaacactgacaagaatttcatttgaccaacactgacaagaacttcatttgaccaacactgacaagaacttcatttgaccaacactgacaAGAACTTCATTTGACTGACACTGACAAAATTTatttgaccaacactgacaagaacttcatttgaccaacactgacaagaatttcatttgaccaacactgacaagaacttcatttgaccaacactgacaAGAACTTCATTTGTCCAACACTGACAAGAATTTcatttgaccaacactgacaAGAACTTCATTTGACCAACACTGATGAAAACTTCATTTGACCAACACTCACAAGAACTTcatttgaccaacactgacaaaaacttaatttgaccaacactgacaagaatttcatttgaccaacactgacaagaacttcatttgaccaacactgacaaaaacttcatttgaccaacactgacGAGAACTTCATTTGACCAAGACTGACAAGAACTTcatttgaccaacactgacaAAAACTTAATTTGACCAACACTGACGAGAACTTCATTTGACCAAGACTGACAAGAACTTcatttgaccaacactgacaagaatttcatttgaccaacactgacaagaatttcatttgaccaacactgacaagaacttcatttgaccaacactgacaagaatttcatttgaccaacactgacaagaacttcatttgaccaacactgacaAAAACTTAATTTCACCAACACTGACGAGAACTTCATTTGACCAAGACTGACAAGAACTTcatttgaccaacactgacaaaaacttaatttgaccaacactgacgagaacttcatttgaccaacactgacgagaacttcatttgaccaacactgacaaaaacttcatttgaccaacactgacaAGAATTTAATTTGACCAACACTAACAATAACTTCATATGACCAACACTGACAAGAACTTCTTTTGACCAACACTGACAAAAACTTcatttgaccaacactgacaAGAATTTAATTTGACCAACACTAACAATAACTTCATATGACCAACACTGACAAGAACTTCTTTTGACCAACAATGACAAGAACTTAatttgaccaacactgacaagaatttcatttgaccaacactgacaAGAACTTCATTAGACCAACACTGACAAAAACTTcatttgaccaacactgacaagaacttcatttgaccaacactgacaagaatttcatttgaccaacactgactaaaacttcatttgaccaacactgacaaaaacttcatttgaccaacactgacgagaacttcatttgaccaacactgacaAGAACTTCTTTTGACCAACACTGACAAGAACTTcatttgaccaacactgacaagtacttcatttgaccaacactgacgagaacttcatttgaccaacactgacaaaaacttcatttgaccaacactgacaAGAATTTAATTTGACCAACACTAACAATAACTTCATATGACCAACACTGACAAGAACTTCTTTTGACCAACAATGACAAGAACTTAatttgaccaacactgacaagtacttcatttgaccaacactgacaAAAACTTCATTTGACCTACACTGACAAAAACTTcatttgaccaacactgacaAGTACTTCATTTGACCAACAATGACAAAAACTTcatttgaccaacactgacGAAAACTTCATTTGACCAACACTAACAATAACTTcatttgaccaacactgacGAAAACTTAATTTGACCAACACTGACGAAAACTTAATTTGACCAACACTGACGAAAACTTAATTTGACCAACACTGACGAGAACTTcatttgaccaacactgacGAAAACTTAATTTGACCAACACTGACGAAAACTTAatttgaccaacactgacaagaacttcatttgaccaacactgacaagaatttcatttgaccaacactgacaAGAACTTCATTAGACCAACACTGACAAAAACTTcatttgaccaacactgacaagaacttcatttgaccaacactgacaagaatttcatttgaccaacactgactaaaacttcatttgaccaacactgacaaaaacttcatttgaccaacactgacgagaacttcatttgaccaacactgacaAGAACTTCTTTTGACCAACACTGACAAGAACTTcatttgaccaacactgacaaaaacttcatttgaccaacactgacaAGAATTTCATTTGACCAACACTAACAATAACTTcatttgaccaacactgacaAGAACTTCTTTTGACCAACAATGACAAGAACTTAATTTGACAAACACTGACAAGTACTTcatttgaccaacactgacaaaaacttcatttgaccaacactgacaaaaacttcatttgaccaacactgacaAGTACTTCATTTGACCAACAATGACAAAAACTTcatttgaccaacactgacaAAAACTTCATTTGACCAACACTAACAATAACTTcatttgaccaacactgacGAAAACTTAATTTGACCAACACTGACGAAAACTTAatttgaccaacactgacaaaaacttaatttgaccaacactgacgagaacttcatttgaccaacactgacaagaacttcatttgaccaacactgacaagaatttcatttgaccaacactgacaagaacttcatttgaccaacactgacaaaaacttcatttgaccaacactgacaAGAACTTCATTTGACCAGCACTAACAAGAACTTCATTTGACCAGCACTAACAAGAACTTCATTTGACCAGCACTAACAAGAATTTcatttgaccaacactgacaagaacttcatttgaccaacactgacaagaacttcatttgaccaacactgacaAGAACTTCATTTGACCAACACTGATGAAAACTTAATTTGACCAACACTGACGAGAACTTcatttgaccaacactgacaagaacttcatttgaccaacactgacaAGAACTTCATTTGACCAGCACTAACAAGAACTTcatttgaccaacactgacaAGAACTTCATTTGACCAACACCGACAGTTTCAGAGTGACCTCTAATACATCCTTACACTTACTTCATTATGAGAATCATTTCCCAGCAGATCAACTTTGATACTTGCGCTGGTTAACAAATTGACTCGTCTCACAATCTCTGAGGCTGgacaaaacaatgaaaataaataaactagctgatttcaatgtttttttagtACTTAAAGCTTCACagaataataatttgtttttaatgaaaaaaaaatctaattagtcAACTCTCAAGTGATGTAACTCAATGAGATTTACAGAAAAAGTTCAAGATGAAAaaacccgaaattcaaaatcccactcttcaacgagattcgagCCTAGGACCcagggttcggaagccaagtgcttaaccactccaCCACCAGGCCCATCAAAATGAAATAGTATTCAATAATCACATACCATCAATATCAGGACCATATCTCATCTCTGATGCTTCCTTCATTTGCTGGTAGCGTGCTCTGTAGAAACTTTGAGCAGAGTCTGGCACAGTCTTTCCTTTCTGAATGACAGACCCAACAACAATCTGACtctagaaggaaaaaaaaattatagtcaTGCATTTTTTGATGTACTGGTATTGGAAAAAAAGTaactaaaaaaagtaaacaatttccAAGGAAGTTACAAAGTTATTTTGTGTgagtttctaataaaaatgctactgaaacaaacaatatttgcCTGTGATGTAGAGTTTCTCAAAATTTACCTATCAGTTACAAAGGcccaattgaaaaaaataataattctaaataatataaaacattGTAACTGAATGCTTGCTTagaaataacaacaaaacatctTGTTCTGTAATTGTACGTGCTATTTTGGCCTTAATGCAATTAGAGATGCCTTTCCATGATGAAATTAATACACTATTAACTAGCTACACAAACATACAAGATACTTCATGGCTATATGAAATATTAACCTCTGAAAAACTTTGATCAAGAAGTACTAATCTAATCAAACGAATCTGTTGCTGTCTGTAGGACTGACTTTGAGGCACAATATGCAGACATCCGCAGGTTATCTTGAgacagaaaaagtaaaaaataaaaaaactacatCAAAACGCATACTATAATTTCAACTTTTCACCAAAACAATAATTTGAAATGTTGATATGAACAATCTTATAATACTCCATAACTTAGCTTAAAGATGGTCCCAAGCCCAGATGAAAAATGAAGAGGGTTGGACATAGGGTTTGCTACTCTAACCTGTTGAAAAACTACACTGGGCACTGAAACAGCAAACAGCTAATCAACATCATCTCCAACAGGACTGTCACCATATTGGAACAtggatgccaagcagatgggcaagacatgaAGACAGGTGGACAGACTCGTCCAGAATCAAGATGCAgagaggaagctggttggtgactTTTGCCGCAAATTGggccacaggcagagatgagatgaggtTCTCCATAGATTAATTTGAAAAAGTTTACAAGAATAACTCTTACTTAACATAAGAGATtggtacaattttttttgtacaatgaTCAAGCTGATCAAGAGATGACATAGAGGCCAACATATgcaaagcgcaaacagggatgtctgGGTAGAACTTGgcaccacactttcatggaggacctcagagcagtggacacttggtggaaagaggcttcagacattgccagtgacagatctgaATGGTGCAGGaggatctaatagatctatgcaagtaagtaagtctaagtaagtaagttaatcaacacaatgaccaactgtcttCAGTATCCCCAAACAAATATTAGGCAATGGGGTGGGGACATAGGACTGAGTCTCATACTTAGCAGCCTAATGAGCCAATTCTTGATGCAGGCTTAGTAATTAAGTGTACCCAAAGGCGACACACCAACCTTTCAAGAGAAAAAGGGAGCGGATCAGGGTACACTGGAAATATTAAGTATCATGATGTTTTTGTAAAAGGTTTTACATATTACGGATGTTCcttaagagttgaagatagtttacttcctagtccaaacctaacGCAGAACGGCagaggatgggagcgggcagggtttgaacctgggaccattgataaattcaaatgacagtccagcgcgcaaacacacgaccaggcagccatccatgatGATATGCaatacaaaaaattataataacagtAGCTCTGGGTGTGCTAAGATGTCCTAAAATCTTGAATTTAAAACTCCAGCATCCTttaggattttaaatttcaccATGTTGTGCAGATAAGCATTCAAACATGACTTAGTCATATTTAGTTCACTTAAAATcaggaaatagaaaaaaacttaCTCATATTTAGTTCACTTAAAATcaggaaatagaaaaaaacttaATCATATTTAGTTAacataaatagaaaacaaacaacaaaaatacatatttacttgtCCATGTGTTAAACTTGTTACGGCTTCACTTTCAATCAAAGCATCTTTTAAAAGAGGAGTAGGAGTTCCATCTTCAAAAACTGAGtttaacaaacaaatacattgagcaaataaattaaaataactgATAGAATTATGTTTTAACTCTCTGCCCTTCTTACTCTTGTCATAAAAGATTAAATTAGTTAAAAATACTAACACATAAACACTTCATggatataattttttcaaacaaTAGCAATAATGAAATATTCCTAAATGTCTTGGAGTTGGTGACTTTAAGGTCTTTAGCATGcacattaaacaattatttttttttggctaaccCATTTTTGATTGTTGGTTCAATGCCACTATTAGAACCACATTAACTAAAACATTTCCAATTCAGACATTATTtctcaaaaaaatattagaaataaGAAATCTATCACTCTTATTCTCAAGCCAaatatcattgacactatgctTGATCAATTCAGGGGAAACATTTGAGTCatcttaataaaataattactgaTATATACTTACTTTTtactttgttgatatttttgCTATATCCATCTTTCCCTACCCGCAAATCTTTGTCGTAGATAATCCGCTTCAAGTTCAGCATCAAATTTTTAGATGATGCTTCATGTTGATCTGTGGCATTTGCCTGACAATCATCAGTGGAAACAGATGCATCTTCTGGTTCAATAGCCAGACGCTTTGACTCATCGGGGTCCAAgctcaatttttttaatgaatccaTAAATTGTGATGAGCTGGGAGGCTTACTGTTGATTTCAGTGGTGGCTGCTGGTGAACTGTCATCAGTACTATC
This genomic stretch from Biomphalaria glabrata chromosome 4, xgBioGlab47.1, whole genome shotgun sequence harbors:
- the LOC106061674 gene encoding DALR anticodon-binding domain-containing protein 3-like; the protein is MASSITQEILQNIELNFIAVLNSFALDLNKIRSKSGIVRKKTRDLKSGDIIIPAGCVQLDNDNPLQVAEIRETLISMLAFDKNCIQNAKFDEFSFLAIYLDRSKIFKTVFSEVGCQGSAYGFQTPSGRNILLHAPNKLKGCSMFLSDLRLLVVQSHVIRLLEANGYTVLHKNKVEEISRDLDITELLDSTDDSSPAATTEINSKPPSSSQFMDSLKKLSLDPDESKRLAIEPEDASVSTDDCQANATDQHEASSKNLMLNLKRIIYDKDLRVGKDGYSKNINKVKIFEDGTPTPLLKDALIESEAVTSLTHGQITCGCLHIVPQSQSYRQQQIRLIRLVLLDQSFSESQIVVGSVIQKGKTVPDSAQSFYRARYQQMKEASEMRYGPDIDASEIVRRVNLLTSASIKVDLLGNDSHNELHLEVAETDRPAESRLGSFILYNTARVAALLNQFNEKVSKGFYPPLPPVDEVNFALLREEEDWELVFLFIAEFPTIVKQTVEVVFPKDGKYLAKIHTHKITKFLESFCKCLSAHYSRYHILSGNEEHLLPVMYARLYLMRSAHRVLLNCLHLLDIDALSQL